From the genome of Primulina huaijiensis isolate GDHJ02 chromosome 11, ASM1229523v2, whole genome shotgun sequence:
gtacttctggagggagtcacagtttgagttgaggtttaatggtctttcccagtatatatgtttatgtaaCTATATAccgggcatgtcccgaggatatgatttattgttgtatgagttgttttgattatatgtgggcagattttatgatgtgagatgaaatactatatttagtattcaaataacatattttgggctcattgtaaagaaattttaaacccattttccgctgtaattaattagccctaatcaaattgtattgtaatcacgattaggagttaagagTCCCACAGTATAGGTAAAAATCAAAAACAATTatgtatttcaaaaatttaaaaattaatattactattataacGGATACACAGAAATTTCTGTGAGACGGTGACattagtcaattttgtgatatgtcTATTCTATTTGTTTTACTCgtggaaaaatattattttttatgtcaaaaatattactttttattgtaaatatgagcatggTTGACATGTCTCGCAAATAAAAATTCTTGAGACCATCACACAAAAGACCTGCTCTAACAGACAAGGAAGGGGTTTTGTCAAATTTTGaagaattttatgataaaaaaagaaaaataaatacacGGAAATCATTAAAAACCAATGTTCTAAAAAGAgcgcttaagcttgaagctcgacAAAAACGTCCTGCTTCGGAGAAAGCGGAAAAAAGCTATCAAACTGTAGTTTGAACGAATTAAGCGTAATTAAAGCGTTTAATTAAGCGTAGTTAAGCACAATTTataaatctatttattttttaatttttttattttgaaggtatgtctttttattaataaataataaattaggtttataatttagatgtttatgttatgattaatcgtgtctgataatgatttgacaaatatttaacatttttaatgtggtctagttgcaaaaacaaataaagattgtaattttgagatttttatgcttctaagaattaatgcatcagacttaactttatcatatttatgtattattttatctatttattggtttgagataattacaattacactaaatataaaaaacgctttttcacACTTAAGCatgtgctaatctcgcttaagcttgaaaaacTTGAAGCTCGACATCCACGCTTCGGGACGtttcacgctttttagaaccttgttAAAAACTATGTTTCTTGAGAAAAACTAGTCTAAAACATAAAGATTTATTTTGAAAGGATTCCATTATATAATTAATCTATTAATTAAAGCACACAATTAACATGctattaattttaatgttttctgtggaaaataatttaaatattaaaataaaatatattttttattaaataaataatgttttaaaaaatagataCTATATAGCCGATTATTCCGCTTGAATAAACCCTAACTTGGTCGGTCAACGCTCTCTGTTTCTTCACTCAGATCAAATTTAAGCGAATTCCAATGGCGCCTACTTCTGGGTTTTTCCGGGGCTGCAGGGCCTTGTACTACACGGCCAAGTCCGCCGCAGCCCCTTCTCCGAAACCCAACATCTCCGCCTCCAGCAAGAAAGCACCCACCGGTACGAAGGAGAAGAAGAGTTCGCCTACGGGGTTGTTGAAAGCCTCGCCCGTGTCCGCCACGCTCCGTAACTTTGTGGGTGCC
Proteins encoded in this window:
- the LOC140988630 gene encoding upstream activation factor subunit UAF30-like isoform X1, whose translation is MAPTSGFFRGCRALYYTAKSAAAPSPKPNISASSKKAPTGTKEKKSSPTGLLKASPVSATLRNFVGASEISRAEAVKKFWGYIKLHNLQNPSNKKEIFCDGKLKALFNGKEKVGFLEITKLLSPHFVNN
- the LOC140988630 gene encoding uncharacterized protein isoform X2 — protein: MAPTSGFFRGCRALYYTAKSAAAPSPKPNISASSKKAPTGTKEKKSSPTGLLKASPVSATLRNFVGASEISRAEAVKKFWGYIKLHNLQGYKNQRLLPSPPSPFKQLFSLDRHRNSKL
- the LOC140988630 gene encoding uncharacterized protein isoform X3, which encodes MAPTSGFFRGCRALYYTAKSAAAPSPKPNISASSKKAPTGTKEKKSSPTGLLKASPVSATLRNFVGASEISRAEAVKKFWGYIKLHNLQGYKNQRLLPSPPSP